CAGGCGGGTCTACCCGTGAGCGTACCCACGCCACAGTTCAGCGGATTGTGCAGGAAACAGATTTGAAGCCAGCTGCTCACCTGACGTGTGTGGACGCGACAAAAGACTCTGTAAACGAGGTGATCCGCTCTTATTGGGATGCAGGCGTGCGCCACATTGTGGCTCTGCGTGGAGATCCGGCCGCTGGCCTTGGTGCCCCTTATCATCCACATCCCGAAGGGTACCAGAATACGTGCGACCTAGTGGCCAGCATTCGTGAGATTGGCGATTTTGAAGTTTCCGTTTCAGCTTACCCTGAGCGACACCCGCAAAGCCCCAGCTGGGAAGTGGAACTGGATGTCTTGAAAGCCAAGGTGGATGCAGGGGCAACCCGTGCCATAACCCAGTTCTTTTTCGATAACGTGCACTATCTGCGTTATGTGGAGCGGGTGCGCGCTGCTGGTATCAATATTCCGATTATTCCGGGCATAGTGCCGGTTACCAGCTTCAAGGGCATTTCGGGTTTTGCCAAGAAAACCGGTGCCTCTGTTCCTCAGTGGTTGGCACACCGCTTTGAAGGGCTCGATGACGATCCCAAAACCCGCGAGTTGGTGGCTGCTGCTGTTGCTGCCGAGCAGGTGATGGGCCTTGTTGATGAAGGCATTGATGACTTTCACTTTTACACCATGAACAAGGCCGACCTTGTTTACGCAACTTGCCACATGCTGGGCCTGCGCCCCGCCCAGCCAGAGCTTGAGCCGATTGTTGCCGCAGCTTAAGCGGCAACCAACCCCATATCTCTTGAACTAAAGATTGCCAATATGAGCGCCCATACCAAGACATCCGGTTTAGAAATTTTTGCTGCCCTGCAAGCGGCTGCCAAGGAACGTATCCTCATTCTTGATGGTGCCATGGGTACCATGATC
This genomic window from Pseudovibrio sp. M1P-2-3 contains:
- the metF gene encoding methylenetetrahydrofolate reductase [NAD(P)H] gives rise to the protein MSEHAIDRRFQLNGASDISVSFEFFPPKTEKMDQILWQSITRLAPLHPSFVSVTYGAGGSTRERTHATVQRIVQETDLKPAAHLTCVDATKDSVNEVIRSYWDAGVRHIVALRGDPAAGLGAPYHPHPEGYQNTCDLVASIREIGDFEVSVSAYPERHPQSPSWEVELDVLKAKVDAGATRAITQFFFDNVHYLRYVERVRAAGINIPIIPGIVPVTSFKGISGFAKKTGASVPQWLAHRFEGLDDDPKTRELVAAAVAAEQVMGLVDEGIDDFHFYTMNKADLVYATCHMLGLRPAQPELEPIVAAA